A window of the Brachyhypopomus gauderio isolate BG-103 chromosome 14, BGAUD_0.2, whole genome shotgun sequence genome harbors these coding sequences:
- the LOC143475197 gene encoding GTPase IMAP family member 4-like: MAERRIVLLGKTGDGKSSCGNLILGEDVFPTGTLWSLTKKCYLKKNENEVTLVDTPGFFNTDLSSQELNTGLLRCITECAPGPHAFVIVLKVGRYTKHERETVEEITKSFGEEALKYAVVLFTFGDQLCEGQTIEDFVKQNTELQDLVNKCGGRVHVVDNKYWNEQQDEYRSNRVQVEKILNTIEEMVKENGGECYTNEMLQAVHEAAENKTLCEESGDAPDIKMREKAQQSVHTCMVNLAGMANVVLLWAFFGFVLGLNIGKNI; this comes from the coding sequence ATGGCTGAACGGAGGATTGTGCTTCTTGGGAAAACGGGTGATGGTAAAAGCAGCTGTGGAAATTTGATACTCGGTGAAGACGTATTTCCTACTGGAACACTCTGGTCACTAACTAAAAAATGTTACTtaaagaaaaatgaaaatgaagtaACATTGGTTGACACGCCTGGATTTTTTAATACCGACCTGTCTTCACAGGAATTAAACACTGGATTATTAAGATGCATTACTGAGTGTGCACCAGGGCCACATGCATTTGTGATTGTGCTCAAAGTGGGAAGGTACACAAAGCATGAGAGAGAAACTGTGGAAGAAATAACAAAGTCATTTGGAGAGGAGGCTCTAAAATATGCAGTGGTCCTCTTCACCTTTGGTGATCAACTCTGTGAGGGTCAGACTATTGAAGACTTTGTGAAGCAGAATACAGAGTTACAGGATCTTGTGAATAAATGTGGAGGTCGTGTTCATGTTGTTGATAATAAATACTGGAATGAGCAGCAGGATGAGTACAGGAGTAACAGGGTTCAGGTAGAGAAGATACTGAACACCATAGAGGAGATGGTGAAGGAGAATGGAGGAGAGTGTTACACCAATGAGATGTTACAGGCTGTACATGAAGCTGCAGAGAATAAAACTTTATGTGAAGAGAGTGGAGACGCTCCAGATATTAAGATGAGAGAAAAAGCACAGCAGAGTGTTCATACTTGTATGGTAAACTTAGCAGGGATGGCAAATGTGGTATTGCTGTGGGCTTTCTTTGGCTTTGTGTTAGGACTGAACATTGGGAAGAACATTTAA